The following proteins are co-located in the Scomber scombrus chromosome 2, fScoSco1.1, whole genome shotgun sequence genome:
- the exosc1 gene encoding exosome complex component CSL4 — MSPMKLCVPGDKLCSVEDCIPGTGVYLRHGYIYSSLAGYVLRKNEGEELPVISVVRETEAQLLPDVGAIVTCKVTSINPRFAKVHILYVGSTPLKDRFRGTIRKEDVRATEKDKVETYKSFRPGDIVLAKVISLGDVQSNYLLTTAENELGVVVAHSEAGAQMIPISWCEMQCPRTHSKEFRKVARVQPEYLQA; from the exons GAAGACTGTATACCCGGCACAGGAGTGTACCTGCGGCACGGCTACATATACTCCTCACTAGCAGGCTACGTGCTGAGGAAAAACgagggagaggag ttACCAGTAATATCAGTGGTGAGGGAAACAGAAGCACAACTACTACCAGATGTAGGAGCAATAGTCACCTGTAAG GTGACCAGCATCAACCCAAGGTTCGCCAAGGTCCACATCCTTTATGTAGGCTCCACACCGCTCAAGGACCGCTTCAGAGGCACCATCAG AAAAGAAGATGTGCGAGCGACAGAGAAAGACAAG GTGGAGACCTACAAAAGTTTCAGACCAGGTGACATCGTCCTAGCGAAAGTG ATCTCTCTCGGTGACGTGCAGTCGAACTACCTGTTGACTACAGCAGAGAATGAACTGGGGGTGGTGGTGGCACACAGTGAAGCAG GTGCCCAGATGATCCCCATCAGCTGGTGTGAGATGCAGTGTCCTCGAACACATTCCAAAGAGTTCCGCAAAGTGGCACGAGTGCAGCCGGAGTATCTACAGGCATGA
- the knop1 gene encoding lysine-rich nucleolar protein 1 translates to MKVEDEKDENPVKKEKKQKMGQNCTVDDGSSAGMKKEKKKVKGVEAAVKEDQPWDGSDKKEEKKKKKKKKKKGKVDTDSLNDVNGSGVTDENDETVSKNKTIKKQLAENESGQVSIKDGEEKRRKEKKVKKKASQIQPENVKMEEIENEGEKVSKKVKKEKNEIVVASTEEEEVEINVTKKKKKAKLTENGVKLETPEGDSDEVEAMVKKKKKKKAKTEHEDETTIDEHEVETQVIKGKKKKKKKEKAASSRDEPEAEIQEEMEEKDIVVKKKKDKSTKSEIIMEEGKTKSKTKGEKKKRRKAEEVSGAEETETKKKKRKKANLEGEEPLILKCEMEEEGQSMEADTSKKSKKRKSSKEETQVDNVCIETEKTKNKKKKIKQEVEDQHESPQEDVVFLSQKTGNTDEVTINQERRQSLQMEIDKVSQPAKPTKPSGLGQWSTAQFGSSDQQQKFLRLMGGFKKGFQPAAASTGGANMALGTDGQQQLQQNLLGEFERAQSRRMDFNNRGSGLGFTAPSNKKFSIDISASRSIRFDD, encoded by the exons ATGAAGGTGGAGGATGAGAAGGATGAAAATCCcgtgaagaaagagaagaaacaaaagatgGGACAAAACTGCACTGTTGATGACGGGAGCTCAGcaggaatgaaaaaagaaaagaagaaggtcAAAGGTGTTGAGGCAGCGGTTAAAGAAGACCAGCCTTGGGATGGAAGTgataaaaaggaagagaagaagaaaaagaagaaaaagaagaagaaggggaaagTTGACACTGACTCTTTGAATGATGTCAATGGTTCTGGTGTCAcggatgaaaatgatgaaacagtCAGCAAAAATAAGACAATAAAGAAACAGCTGGCTGAGAATGAGAGTGGACAGGTCTCAATaaaagatggagaggaaaaaaggagaaaggagaaaaaagtaaagaaaaaggcTTCACAAATTCAACCAGAAAATGTGAAGATGGAAGAAATAGAGAACGAGGGGGAGAAAGTGTCAAAGAAggttaagaaagaaaaaaatgagattGTAGTTGCgagcacagaggaggaagaagttgaaataaatgtaacaaaaaagaaaaagaaagctaaaCTAACTGAGAATGGAGTGAAGCTAGAAACACCAGAGGGAGACAGTGATGAGGTTGAGGCGAtggtgaaaaagaagaaaaagaaaaaagccaaaactGAACATGAAGATGAAACCACAATAGATGAACATGAAGTAGAAACACAGGTAATCAAaggcaaaaagaagaagaagaagaaggagaaagcaGCATCAAGTAGAGATGAACCTGAAGCTGAGATTCAGGAGGAAATGGAAGAGAAAGACATTgtggtcaaaaagaaaaaagacaaatccaCAAAGAGTGAGATTATTATGGAAGAAGGGAAGACAAAGTCAaagacaaaaggagaaaaaaagaagagaagaaaggcaGAGGAAGTCAGTGGtgcagaggagacagaaacaaagaagaagaagaggaaaaaggcCAATTTAGAGGGAGAAGAACCATTAATACTCAAATGTgaaatggaggaggagggacagagTATGGAAGCTGATACaagcaagaaaagcaaaaaaaggaagagcTCTAAGGAGGAAACACAGGTGGACAATGTGtgtattgaaactgaaaaaacaaaaaacaaaaagaagaagatcaAACAAGAGGTGGAAGACCaacat gaGTCGCCCCAAGAAGATGTGGTGTTCCTGTCGCAGAAGACTGGAAACACTGATGAGGTGACCATCAACCAG GAGAGAAGACAGTCTTTACAAATGGAGATTGACAAGGTCTCTCAACCTGCAAAACCAACTAAACCTTCG GGTTTGGGCCAGTGGAGCACCGCCCAGTTTGGCAGCTCTGATCAGCAGCAGAAGTTCCTCAGGTTGATGGGTGGCTTTAAAAAAGGTTTCCAGCCGGCAGCGGCGAGCACCGGAGGAGCAAATATGGCACTGGGGACAGATGGACAGCAGCAGTTACAGCAAAATCTGTTGGGAGAGTTTGAGCGCGCCCAGTCACGCAGAATGGACTTCAATAACAGGGGGTCAGGACTTGGTTTCACTGCCCCATCTAATAAGAAGTTCTCCATTGACATCAGTGCATCCCGATCAATCCGCTTTGATGATTGA
- the gprc5bb gene encoding G protein-coupled receptor, class C, group 5, member Bb, which translates to MAVSPFIIICLLSLTCYGSSHPSPPPRGCSEDVDPSYRVLCDLESVWGVVLEAVACSGGISSLFLSVLLLVKLHSISDPARRSGLGPLLLLLGTLLGLFTISLAFLVGKNQALCVVRRAFWGPLFALCFSSLLVQGVRLRRLVAGKTSPSGSSLAALGLALALVQGIISAEWVLLTVVREGHPACEYPPLDFALTCSYTLGLLLIAMGLSLGVVLCGGEFGAEGAGEEDGEGESEKRRWKCNAVWLFLSCLASALLWVAWLGFYLYGSQALRVKGKGERLGGGGKKDIKGLDEPALAVALVIQGWILLLFHAIPETHLCLRKPLQSNTQDFFDTSQTSPPPHFGDELPAHSHRPFPENQAFSLEEHNETLRSGTYHSGHGSMRPGIAFRGHVYQPTEMALVMNGGTMPTAPVNYTGRRLW; encoded by the exons ATGGCTGTCAGCCCTTTTATCATCATCTGCCTCCTGTCACTGACTTGCTATGGCTCATCCCacccctctcctccacctcgGGGATGCAGTGAGGATGTGGACCCTTCATACAGAGTGCTGTGTGACCTGGAATCAGTCTGGGGTGTTGTTCTGGAGGCAGTAGCCTGCAGCGGTGGCATCagctctctgttcctctctgtgCTTCTGCTGGTCAAACTTCACTCCATTTCTGACCCCGCCAGACGCTCCGGCCTGGGGCCTCTGCTCCTGCTCCTAGGCACACTCCTCGGGCTTTTTACCATCTCTCTGGCTTTCCTGGTGGGGAAGAATCAGGCACTCTGTGTGGTCCGCAGGGCCTTCTGGGGACCCCTTTTTGCCCTCTGCTTCTCCAGCTTGCTTGTCCAGGGTGTGAGGCTCAGGAGACTGGTGGCCGGCAAGACGAGCCCATCGGGCAGCTCCCTGGCAGCACTGGGCCTGGCCTTGGCCTTGGTTCAGGGGATCATTTCTGCTGAATGGGTCCTGCTGACAGTAGTTAGGGAGGGTCACCCAGCCTGCGAATATCCACCTTTAGACTTTGCTCTGACATGCAGCTACACCCTGGGGCTGCTCCTCATAGCCATGGGCCTTTCTCTGGGGGTGGtgctctgtggaggagagttcGGGGCAGAGGGAGCAGGTGAAGAagatggagaaggagagagtgaaaaaCGGAGATGGAAGTGTAACGCTGTCTGGCTGTTCTTGTCCTGTCTGGCATCAGCATTGCTATGGGTGGCCTGGCTGGGGTTTTATCTTTATGGCAGCCAGGCGTTGAGGgtgaaaggaaaaggggaaaggttaggaggaggtggaaagaaggacataaaGGGGTTGGATGAACCTGCGCTAGCAGTGGCCCTGGTCATTCAGGGCTGGATTCTGCTGTTGTTCCACGCTATTCCAGAGACACACCTCTGCCTACGCAAACCTCTACAATCCAACACACAAGATTTCTTTGACACCAGTCAAACGTCCCCTCCTCCACATTTCGGAGATGAGCTTCCTGCACACTCTCACCGACCATTCCCAGAAAACCAGGCCTTCTCCCTGGAGGAGCATAATGAAA CTCTCCGAAGTGGAACATACCACAGCGGCCATGGGAGTATGCGTCCTGGCATTGCCTTCAGAGGTCACGTCTACCAACCAACTGAAATGGCTCTGGTCATGAACGGTGGCACG ATGCCCACAGCCCCTGTTAACTACACTGGACGACGGTTATGGTAA